From Oscillospiraceae bacterium CM, a single genomic window includes:
- the rlmN gene encoding 23S rRNA (adenine(2503)-C(2))-methyltransferase RlmN has translation MKEDIKSLLPDTLKERLVALGEPGYRAGQVFKWLHAGARTFEEMTDLSKALREKLTAHFDITVPVILKKQVSNDGTIKYLWQLQDGNAVETVVMRYHHGDTVCISTQVGCRMGCAFCASTVGGLIRHLAPSEMVDQVLFSQLDAGRKISNIVLMGIGEPLDNYENVRRFLSLISDENGMNIGMRHISLSTCGLVEKVDKLAEDKLQLTLSVSLHAPDDETRARLMPVNKAYNVERLIEACRRYFRKTGRRVSFEYAMVDGVNDTPGHAERLAQLLKNSGAHINLIPLNAVTESGLEPSTPAAVKAFAERLKTRGVNVTVRRRLGSDIDASCGQLRRKTIRQKEPGET, from the coding sequence ATGAAGGAAGACATCAAGTCACTCTTGCCGGATACGCTCAAAGAGCGCCTCGTGGCGCTGGGCGAGCCGGGGTACCGCGCGGGGCAGGTTTTTAAATGGCTGCACGCGGGTGCGCGGACGTTTGAAGAGATGACGGATCTTTCAAAAGCCCTCCGGGAAAAGCTTACCGCACATTTTGACATCACGGTGCCGGTCATTTTAAAAAAGCAGGTTTCAAACGACGGGACGATCAAATATCTCTGGCAGCTCCAAGACGGTAACGCCGTTGAAACAGTAGTCATGCGCTATCACCACGGCGATACCGTCTGCATTTCAACGCAGGTGGGCTGCCGAATGGGCTGCGCGTTCTGCGCGTCGACGGTCGGCGGTCTTATCCGTCATCTCGCGCCGTCCGAGATGGTCGATCAGGTGCTTTTCTCCCAGCTGGACGCCGGGCGGAAAATCTCCAACATCGTCTTAATGGGCATTGGCGAGCCGCTTGATAATTATGAGAATGTCCGGCGTTTTTTATCGCTGATTTCCGATGAAAACGGCATGAATATCGGGATGCGGCATATCTCTTTATCGACGTGCGGCCTTGTAGAAAAAGTTGACAAACTGGCAGAGGATAAATTACAATTGACGTTGTCGGTGTCTCTGCACGCGCCGGATGACGAGACGCGCGCGCGGCTGATGCCGGTCAATAAAGCGTACAACGTTGAGCGTCTCATCGAAGCCTGCCGCCGCTATTTTCGAAAGACTGGGCGGCGCGTTTCCTTTGAGTACGCCATGGTTGACGGCGTTAATGACACGCCCGGTCACGCCGAGCGTTTAGCGCAGCTTTTGAAAAACTCAGGCGCGCATATAAATCTCATTCCGCTCAACGCGGTGACGGAGAGCGGCCTTGAACCGTCAACCCCAGCAGCTGTCAAAGCCTTTGCCGAAAGGCTTAAAACTCGCGGCGTCAACGTCACGGTGCGCCGCCGTCTTGGCAGCGATATCGACGCGTCCTGCGGGCAGCTGCGCCGGAAGACGATACGGCAGAAAGAGCCGGGAGAGACATAA
- the rsmB gene encoding 16S rRNA (cytosine(967)-C(5))-methyltransferase RsmB, which produces MPMTAREAALKALVLFRQKNHRSDEALHEVLKNQTLDARDASLCTRLFYGVIQNRTLCDFYIGAFSTVKPGKMEPKVLDILRLSVYQLLFLSKIPAQAAVSEAVALTRKNANPRAAGLVNAVLRKVASHRDALPDIPGDDIEKLATRHSHPRWLVEVFSDELGGDLSEAEALLKANNENPPVTVIVNTLKTDVITALNALRAEGAEVEAHPYLEQALIVRAARRIDRLRAFQNGQIFVQDAAAFLAVQAAAPEPGQFILDACAAPGGKSFAAAVLTGDTGHILARDMTEAKCRKISDGVKRLGLSNIEIKVADARKGDPSLDAKADLVIADVPCSGFGVIRKKPEIRYKTREEVAELPALQLEILQNLSRAVRPGGVLLYATCTLLPEENEQVVQAFLHENSAFTPEAFCLPGPIGTVPSGMITLWPHRHETDGFFIAKLRRRT; this is translated from the coding sequence ATGCCAATGACAGCCCGCGAAGCCGCCCTGAAAGCGCTCGTGCTCTTCCGGCAGAAGAATCACCGGTCAGACGAGGCGCTCCATGAGGTTTTAAAGAATCAGACGCTGGACGCGCGTGACGCGTCTCTCTGTACGCGGCTTTTTTACGGCGTCATTCAAAACAGAACGCTGTGTGATTTTTATATCGGCGCGTTTTCAACCGTCAAGCCGGGGAAGATGGAGCCGAAGGTGCTTGATATTTTACGCCTATCTGTTTATCAGTTGCTTTTTCTGTCGAAAATTCCGGCACAAGCCGCTGTGAGCGAGGCTGTCGCCTTGACGCGGAAAAACGCAAACCCGCGCGCCGCTGGGCTTGTCAACGCCGTTTTGCGCAAGGTCGCGTCCCATCGTGACGCGCTGCCGGATATTCCGGGTGATGACATAGAAAAGCTGGCAACGCGCCACAGTCATCCGCGCTGGCTCGTTGAAGTGTTTTCCGACGAACTTGGCGGCGATTTATCGGAAGCTGAAGCCCTTTTAAAAGCCAATAATGAAAATCCACCTGTCACCGTCATTGTTAACACACTGAAAACAGACGTCATAACGGCGCTGAACGCGCTCCGGGCAGAGGGGGCGGAAGTCGAAGCCCATCCGTATCTGGAGCAGGCGCTTATTGTCCGCGCCGCCCGGCGCATCGACCGGCTGCGTGCTTTTCAAAACGGCCAGATATTCGTTCAGGACGCGGCGGCGTTTCTGGCGGTTCAAGCCGCCGCGCCGGAGCCCGGCCAGTTTATTTTGGATGCCTGCGCCGCCCCGGGCGGCAAGTCGTTTGCCGCTGCCGTTTTGACAGGCGACACGGGGCATATTCTTGCCCGCGACATGACGGAAGCGAAATGCCGAAAAATCAGCGACGGGGTCAAAAGACTTGGCCTGTCAAACATCGAAATAAAAGTCGCTGACGCGCGAAAGGGTGACCCGTCGCTTGACGCAAAGGCAGACCTCGTCATAGCCGACGTGCCGTGCTCCGGCTTCGGCGTCATTCGAAAAAAGCCGGAAATCCGGTATAAAACGCGGGAAGAAGTCGCCGAGCTGCCTGCCTTGCAGCTTGAGATTCTGCAAAATCTCTCGCGCGCCGTCCGCCCCGGCGGCGTCCTTCTCTATGCAACGTGTACCCTTCTTCCGGAAGAAAACGAGCAGGTCGTCCAAGCGTTTTTACATGAAAACAGCGCGTTTACGCCGGAGGCTTTTTGCTTGCCCGGACCGATTGGTACCGTGCCGTCCGGGATGATCACGCTATGGCCGCACCGCCATGAAACGGACGGTTTTTTTATCGCGAAGCTCAGGAGGCGCACATGA
- a CDS encoding methionyl-tRNA formyltransferase, whose product MRVVFMGTPNFAAASLQRLYDDGFDVVGVFTQPDKQQNRGMKHQMSPVKSLALAHATPVFQPVTLKDAEVLRQLCALMPDVIAVVAYGKLLPPEILSLPPYGCINIHGSLLPKYRGAAPIQRAVLDGETTTGVTSMYMAPQMDAGDMIFTEETPIGDTETAGDLFERLAVIGAALLSKTLWALADKTAPRIKQDERFVTVAPPLSKDMTPIDWGKSTREILCHIRGLIPWPVATADIGGTVFKVFRAEAVQTDKSAAPGTFLSADANGLVVTCRDGAVRLLEVQAPGGKRMAAGDYLRGHPLCQ is encoded by the coding sequence ATGAGAGTCGTTTTTATGGGGACGCCCAATTTTGCCGCGGCGTCGCTTCAGCGCCTGTATGACGACGGCTTTGACGTCGTCGGTGTTTTCACGCAGCCGGACAAGCAGCAAAACCGCGGTATGAAGCATCAGATGAGCCCTGTGAAGTCGCTGGCCCTGGCACACGCGACGCCTGTTTTTCAGCCTGTGACGCTGAAGGACGCCGAGGTTCTTCGTCAGCTTTGCGCGCTCATGCCGGATGTTATTGCCGTTGTTGCGTACGGGAAGCTTTTGCCGCCGGAGATACTGTCGCTGCCGCCTTATGGGTGTATCAACATCCACGGCTCGCTCCTGCCGAAATACCGCGGCGCGGCCCCCATTCAGCGCGCCGTTTTGGACGGTGAGACGACGACAGGCGTCACCTCCATGTATATGGCCCCGCAGATGGACGCGGGCGATATGATCTTTACGGAAGAAACGCCCATCGGTGATACGGAAACGGCCGGTGATTTGTTTGAGCGTCTGGCCGTCATCGGCGCGGCGCTGCTCAGCAAAACGCTTTGGGCACTGGCGGATAAGACGGCTCCGCGCATCAAGCAGGACGAGCGCTTTGTCACCGTCGCGCCGCCACTGTCAAAGGACATGACCCCCATCGACTGGGGAAAAAGCACGCGGGAAATCCTCTGCCATATTCGCGGTCTCATCCCGTGGCCCGTCGCGACGGCCGACATCGGCGGCACCGTTTTTAAAGTATTTCGGGCGGAAGCAGTGCAAACGGATAAGAGCGCCGCACCCGGCACATTTTTGTCCGCCGACGCGAATGGCCTTGTCGTTACCTGCCGGGATGGCGCTGTCCGCCTTTTGGAGGTGCAGGCACCGGGCGGTAAGCGCATGGCGGCGGGGGATTATTTAAGAGGGCACCCCCTATGCCAATGA
- the def gene encoding peptide deformylase: protein MALRQILKDGDTTLIKKSRAVTDFNARLHQLLDDMRETLSNADGVGLAAPQVGVLRRAVLVVDTTGEGEAMEECVLELINPEIVTVSGEQTGTEGCLSVPGVYGIVTRPETVTVRAQDRFGSFYEVTGSGLTARAFCHEINHLDGILFTELATEILTPEQLEEMAALDEETDSEA from the coding sequence ATGGCGCTTCGACAGATTTTAAAAGACGGCGACACGACTTTAATAAAAAAAAGCCGCGCCGTGACGGACTTTAATGCGCGATTGCATCAGCTTTTGGACGATATGCGCGAAACGCTCTCAAACGCCGACGGCGTCGGTCTCGCGGCCCCCCAGGTCGGCGTTCTGCGCCGCGCTGTCCTCGTTGTTGACACGACGGGCGAGGGCGAGGCGATGGAAGAATGTGTTCTGGAACTCATAAACCCCGAAATCGTCACCGTATCCGGCGAGCAGACGGGAACGGAGGGTTGCCTCAGCGTCCCCGGTGTCTATGGGATTGTGACACGTCCCGAAACCGTTACCGTACGGGCACAGGATCGCTTCGGCAGCTTTTATGAGGTGACAGGTTCCGGCCTCACAGCCAGAGCCTTTTGCCACGAGATTAACCATTTGGACGGCATCTTGTTCACAGAGCTCGCCACGGAGATTTTAACCCCGGAGCAGCTCGAGGAAATGGCGGCCTTAGATGAGGAAACGGACAGCGAAGCATGA
- the priA gene encoding primosomal protein N' produces MENFSVAKLAVAVGTYHIDKPYDYKIPAHLADTVVPGIRVCVPFGKGNRKTEALVLSVTAGDGARALKAIESCVDASPVLSHALLKLALWMSDRFFCTVYDAAKAMLPAGMWLKDGVLRSGDKTVTLVSLAVPAEEALCLAGQKRARARQQATILELLAQLGSVSVPELLYFTGASRSSIKALIALGAVVTEEHIVLRRPAVKTVAGDPITLNHAQQRVFDGLVQQLFEATPQAALIHGVTGSGKTAVYLMLIEKTLEAGRSAVILVPEIALTPQLLSTFTAYFGDRVAVLHSALSLGERFDEWKRIKAGSARVVIGTRSAVFAPVKDLGLFIIDEEHEHTYKSENIPRYHARDVAKYRCVSAGALLVLGSATPSIESMYSAEAGKYALYHLETRFNDGDLPPVIIADMKEELKNGNGGIIGAVLRRELASNIDRGEQSILFLNRRGDTPLVACPACGYTFTCPRCSVSLTYHSANGRLMCHYCGYSEPSRGDCPECGGKLRHTGAGTQKAEAELNALFPGVGIIRMDTDTVTLARTHEEHLTRFREKRIPILLGTQMVAKGLDFENVTLVGVLSADQMLYINDFRAHERTFSLITQVVGRSGRGSKPGRAVIQTLTPTNDVIRLAARQDYNGFYTRELALRQLAGSPPFSDIIMLTASGTDETAVLRGCVTLKSTLLNYLAGEDVHVMGPVPAAVMRVNNRYRYRILLSLRTSRQLRDTVAHVIRQFAADKAFRGVHVYADADPYDL; encoded by the coding sequence GTGGAAAACTTTTCGGTTGCGAAGCTGGCTGTCGCTGTCGGCACGTACCATATCGACAAGCCGTATGACTATAAAATTCCGGCGCACCTTGCCGATACGGTCGTGCCGGGCATCCGTGTGTGCGTCCCTTTCGGTAAAGGCAACCGCAAAACGGAAGCGCTCGTTTTATCGGTAACGGCAGGAGATGGCGCAAGAGCGCTTAAAGCAATTGAATCGTGTGTCGATGCTTCTCCTGTCTTAAGTCATGCGCTTTTAAAGCTGGCTTTGTGGATGAGCGACCGTTTTTTTTGCACCGTTTACGACGCGGCAAAGGCGATGCTGCCAGCTGGTATGTGGCTGAAGGACGGCGTTTTGCGCAGCGGCGACAAGACAGTGACGCTTGTTTCGCTTGCCGTACCGGCGGAGGAGGCACTCTGTCTGGCCGGTCAAAAACGCGCGCGTGCGCGACAGCAGGCGACGATTCTGGAATTGCTTGCCCAGCTCGGCTCTGTCTCCGTGCCGGAGCTTTTGTATTTTACGGGCGCGTCACGCTCCAGCATCAAGGCGCTTATAGCGTTGGGCGCTGTCGTAACGGAAGAGCACATTGTCCTGCGCCGTCCGGCCGTCAAGACGGTCGCCGGGGATCCGATTACGCTCAATCACGCGCAACAGCGTGTTTTCGACGGGCTCGTTCAGCAGCTTTTTGAGGCAACGCCGCAAGCGGCGCTTATACATGGCGTGACCGGCAGCGGCAAAACAGCCGTCTATTTAATGCTGATCGAAAAAACGCTTGAAGCCGGCCGCAGCGCCGTTATTCTTGTCCCGGAGATTGCGCTTACGCCGCAATTGCTTTCGACCTTTACGGCGTATTTCGGAGACCGTGTCGCTGTGCTGCACTCGGCTTTGAGTCTCGGCGAACGGTTTGACGAGTGGAAGCGGATTAAAGCCGGTTCGGCGCGTGTCGTCATTGGTACGCGTTCGGCCGTTTTCGCGCCCGTCAAGGACCTTGGCCTTTTTATCATTGACGAAGAGCATGAGCACACGTACAAATCGGAAAACATACCGCGCTATCACGCGCGCGACGTTGCCAAGTACCGCTGCGTCAGCGCGGGGGCATTGCTTGTGCTTGGCTCTGCAACGCCGTCTATCGAGTCGATGTACAGCGCCGAAGCGGGTAAATATGCGCTCTACCACCTTGAAACGCGCTTTAACGACGGTGATCTGCCGCCCGTTATCATTGCCGATATGAAAGAAGAGCTTAAAAACGGCAACGGCGGGATCATCGGGGCGGTTTTGCGCCGGGAGCTGGCGTCGAATATCGACCGCGGCGAGCAAAGTATTTTGTTTCTCAACAGGCGCGGCGATACGCCGCTTGTGGCGTGCCCTGCCTGTGGCTATACGTTTACATGCCCGCGCTGCAGCGTGTCGCTCACATACCATTCGGCAAACGGGCGCTTGATGTGTCATTACTGCGGTTACTCCGAGCCGTCGCGCGGCGACTGCCCGGAATGCGGCGGCAAGCTCCGCCATACTGGCGCGGGGACGCAAAAGGCGGAGGCGGAGCTCAACGCGCTTTTTCCCGGCGTCGGTATCATCCGCATGGACACGGACACCGTGACGCTGGCGCGTACACATGAAGAGCATTTAACGCGCTTTCGCGAAAAACGCATACCGATTTTGCTTGGAACGCAGATGGTGGCCAAGGGTCTTGACTTCGAAAATGTCACGCTCGTCGGTGTCCTCTCAGCCGACCAGATGCTGTATATCAATGATTTCAGGGCGCACGAACGCACCTTTTCGCTCATCACACAAGTTGTGGGGCGCTCCGGACGCGGCAGCAAGCCCGGCCGAGCCGTTATTCAAACGCTGACGCCGACGAACGACGTGATCCGCCTTGCCGCGCGGCAGGATTATAACGGTTTCTACACCCGCGAGCTGGCGCTGCGCCAGCTGGCCGGCAGCCCGCCTTTCAGTGATATCATCATGCTGACGGCCTCCGGTACCGACGAGACAGCCGTCCTGCGCGGCTGTGTCACGCTGAAGTCAACGCTTTTAAACTATCTGGCGGGAGAAGATGTGCACGTGATGGGCCCAGTACCCGCCGCCGTTATGCGCGTGAATAACAGATACCGATACCGGATTTTATTAAGCCTTCGGACATCGCGGCAGCTGCGTGACACAGTTGCCCACGTTATTCGGCAATTTGCCGCCGATAAAGCGTTTCGCGGCGTTCACGTTTATGCGGACGCCGACCCATATGACCTGTAA
- the rpoZ gene encoding DNA-directed RNA polymerase subunit omega has product MLYPSLSDLLEKVNSRYMLVNVIAQRAREIAIKSEETGEPLTKKPVSSAISEIANGDVRVNYEKIC; this is encoded by the coding sequence ATGTTATATCCGTCTTTATCAGACCTTCTCGAAAAGGTGAACAGCCGATACATGCTCGTCAACGTGATCGCCCAGCGGGCGCGCGAGATAGCCATCAAAAGTGAGGAGACAGGGGAGCCGCTGACGAAAAAGCCGGTTTCCAGTGCGATTTCGGAAATTGCCAATGGCGATGTGCGCGTCAACTATGAAAAAATCTGCTGA
- the gmk gene encoding guanylate kinase, with translation MMRNKRRGRLFIISAPSGTGKSTVIARLMQMNQELVFSVSATTRPPRQGEADGISYRFLTREAFEECIRTGDFLEYAEYVGSYYGTPKKAVLDHLAAGEDVILDIDVVGCKQVKAAMPEAVTIFIVPPSMEELERRLRSRGTDDEEKLAGRLARARSELLEKDGYDYVVVNDTVEAASREILRIMDSTTD, from the coding sequence ATGATGCGGAATAAGCGGCGCGGTCGCCTATTTATCATTTCAGCGCCGTCCGGCACAGGAAAAAGCACTGTCATCGCGCGGCTGATGCAGATGAATCAGGAGCTTGTTTTTTCCGTTTCGGCCACAACGCGGCCGCCGCGGCAGGGCGAGGCAGATGGCATTTCCTACCGCTTTTTAACGCGTGAAGCGTTTGAAGAGTGTATCCGCACCGGTGACTTTCTGGAATACGCCGAATACGTCGGCAGCTATTACGGCACGCCGAAAAAGGCGGTTCTAGACCATCTGGCAGCCGGGGAAGATGTCATCCTCGACATTGATGTCGTCGGCTGCAAGCAGGTCAAAGCGGCCATGCCGGAGGCCGTGACGATTTTTATCGTGCCGCCGAGTATGGAAGAGCTTGAGCGCCGTCTCCGGTCGCGCGGTACCGACGATGAAGAGAAGCTTGCCGGGCGGCTCGCGCGCGCGCGGTCGGAGCTTTTGGAAAAGGACGGCTACGACTATGTTGTCGTCAACGATACCGTTGAAGCGGCCTCGCGTGAGATCCTGCGTATCATGGACAGTACGACAGACTAA
- a CDS encoding DUF370 domain-containing protein, producing the protein MTPTWPASSSTSRRKLKKSASRHKISSEVTALKLINIGFGNMVSAGRLIAIVSPESAPIKRIISDAREKGQLIDATYGRRTRAVIITDCGFIILSAIQPETVAGRLTVKGEPEAPEEDDDAE; encoded by the coding sequence ATGACGCCGACATGGCCCGCCTCGTCGTCGACATCAAGGCGGAAATTGAAAAAATCCGCGAGCAGGCACAAAATATCGAGTGAGGTGACGGCGTTGAAGCTTATTAACATCGGATTTGGCAACATGGTCTCGGCGGGGCGGCTCATTGCCATTGTCAGCCCGGAATCGGCCCCCATTAAGCGCATCATATCCGACGCGCGCGAAAAAGGCCAGCTGATTGACGCAACCTACGGCCGCCGAACGCGTGCCGTTATCATCACAGACTGCGGCTTCATCATTTTATCGGCTATCCAGCCGGAGACAGTCGCCGGTCGCCTCACGGTCAAGGGTGAGCCGGAAGCGCCGGAGGAGGACGATGATGCGGAATAA
- a CDS encoding YicC family protein: MIKSMTGYGCANGASGDIDITVELKSVNNRYMDCTIRMPRVYSAAEETLKALVTKSISRGKVDVFVTIDSSRANMVTISVNKPVADAYAAVLKTLSETYGFSDTITAADFTRFPDVLLLEKNEADADVLARDIAAILASALSDFDKMRAREGENMASDIAERLNEIERLTLKAEELSPKTVADYRARLLTKMNEVLQSSNIDENRILTEAAIFADRVAVSEETVRLKSHIGQLRSMLLAREPVGRKLDFLIQELNREANTIGSKGNDADMARLVVDIKAEIEKIREQAQNIE; the protein is encoded by the coding sequence ATGATCAAAAGTATGACAGGCTACGGCTGTGCCAATGGCGCCTCCGGTGATATCGACATTACGGTGGAGCTCAAAAGCGTCAATAACAGATACATGGACTGCACCATCCGTATGCCGCGCGTTTACAGCGCGGCGGAGGAGACGCTCAAAGCGCTTGTGACGAAAAGCATTTCCCGTGGGAAGGTTGACGTCTTCGTGACGATTGATTCTTCTCGTGCCAATATGGTGACGATTTCGGTCAACAAGCCGGTTGCCGACGCGTACGCCGCTGTTTTAAAAACGCTCTCTGAAACGTATGGTTTTTCCGACACCATAACGGCCGCCGATTTTACGCGCTTTCCGGACGTTTTGCTCCTTGAAAAGAATGAAGCCGACGCCGACGTGCTCGCGCGCGATATCGCCGCCATTTTAGCCTCGGCGCTTTCAGACTTTGACAAAATGCGCGCCCGCGAGGGCGAAAATATGGCGTCCGATATCGCCGAGCGCCTCAATGAGATTGAGCGCCTGACGCTAAAGGCCGAGGAGCTTTCCCCGAAGACGGTGGCCGATTACAGAGCGCGGCTTTTGACGAAAATGAATGAGGTTTTGCAGTCATCAAATATCGATGAAAACCGCATATTGACGGAAGCGGCCATCTTTGCCGATCGCGTCGCGGTTTCAGAGGAGACGGTCCGCCTGAAAAGCCACATCGGTCAGCTCCGGTCCATGCTTTTAGCGCGCGAGCCCGTCGGTCGAAAGCTTGATTTTCTGATTCAGGAGCTCAACAGAGAAGCCAATACAATCGGCTCGAAGGGTAATGACGCCGACATGGCCCGCCTCGTCGTCGACATCAAGGCGGAAATTGAAAAAATCCGCGAGCAGGCACAAAATATCGAGTGA
- a CDS encoding DnaJ domain-containing protein, with translation MNDPYSVLGVAPNASDDEIKKAYRELVRKYHPDNYHNNPLADLAQEKMKEVNEAYDAVTKGRNGGYGGSGGSGAGRGGYGGGAYTGSTGSSPEFTKVRMAINAGNIAQAEELLNASSSRSAEWHFLMGSVCYRKGWLDDAMQYYQTAVSMEPGNQEYVQALNFMSRAGTGYSPFGYQYGAPAGGCSACDICTALLCADMCCHC, from the coding sequence ATGAATGATCCATACAGCGTCCTCGGTGTTGCGCCAAACGCTTCGGACGACGAGATAAAAAAAGCTTACCGTGAGCTTGTTCGAAAATACCATCCGGATAATTATCACAACAACCCGCTGGCTGATCTGGCACAGGAAAAAATGAAGGAAGTAAACGAGGCGTATGATGCGGTCACAAAAGGCCGCAACGGCGGATACGGCGGCTCCGGCGGCTCCGGCGCGGGCCGTGGCGGATACGGCGGCGGCGCTTATACCGGCTCGACGGGTTCAAGCCCAGAGTTTACGAAAGTCCGCATGGCGATTAACGCCGGTAATATTGCTCAAGCAGAGGAGCTTTTAAACGCCTCCTCGTCACGAAGCGCCGAATGGCATTTTCTCATGGGCAGCGTCTGTTACCGCAAGGGCTGGCTGGATGACGCAATGCAGTATTACCAGACGGCGGTTTCTATGGAGCCGGGCAATCAGGAATATGTACAGGCACTCAACTTTATGAGCCGCGCGGGGACAGGGTACAGCCCGTTTGGCTATCAGTATGGCGCACCGGCCGGTGGGTGCAGCGCGTGTGATATCTGCACGGCGCTCCTCTGTGCCGATATGTGCTGCCACTGTTAA
- the cdaA gene encoding diadenylate cyclase CdaA gives MNSVSEILRVSLNFIQTVTIWDVLDIAIVAFLIYRIITVVRKTSSASVIKGIVLLLAVMWLSSLLNLSVINFLLGQTMKLGALVLIILFQPELRRFLEQMGSSRFKSFFGNPVKLSSIEASITSTVAACAEMSKKKTGALIVFEREIALVDYIKTGTRLDAVVSPELLNGIFYPKAPLHDGAVIVRDGRIIAASCMLPMSSNSNISRELGMRHRSGIGVSEVSDAVVVIVSEETGSISVAVDGMLKRHLAHDTFEKLLRNELLSDDGPADGRFRDKLRVRK, from the coding sequence ATGAATTCTGTGAGCGAAATTCTCCGTGTCTCTCTGAATTTTATACAGACCGTGACGATTTGGGATGTGCTGGACATCGCAATCGTCGCTTTTCTGATTTATCGGATCATCACGGTCGTCCGCAAAACTAGCTCTGCCAGTGTCATCAAGGGCATCGTCCTGCTTTTGGCCGTTATGTGGCTGTCAAGCCTTTTAAACCTCAGCGTTATTAACTTTTTGCTCGGCCAGACGATGAAGCTCGGCGCGCTTGTCTTAATCATCCTCTTTCAGCCGGAGCTGCGTCGCTTCCTCGAGCAAATGGGCAGCAGTCGCTTTAAATCGTTTTTCGGAAACCCTGTCAAATTGAGCAGTATTGAGGCCAGTATTACAAGCACGGTTGCCGCGTGCGCGGAGATGTCCAAAAAGAAAACGGGCGCATTGATCGTTTTTGAGCGCGAAATCGCGCTCGTTGATTATATCAAAACCGGCACGCGGCTTGACGCCGTCGTTTCACCGGAGCTTCTTAATGGCATTTTCTATCCGAAAGCGCCGCTGCACGACGGGGCCGTTATCGTCCGTGACGGGCGTATAATAGCGGCCTCCTGCATGCTGCCGATGTCATCAAATTCGAATATCAGCCGCGAGCTCGGCATGCGCCACCGCTCCGGTATCGGCGTGAGCGAAGTGTCCGACGCCGTTGTCGTCATCGTTTCGGAGGAGACGGGCTCCATCTCCGTCGCCGTGGACGGTATGCTCAAGCGCCATCTGGCGCATGATACGTTTGAAAAGCTTCTGCGCAATGAGCTTTTAAGTGACGACGGCCCGGCGGACGGCCGTTTCCGGGACAAGCTGAGGGTGAGAAAATGA